The following are encoded in a window of Amphibacillus xylanus NBRC 15112 genomic DNA:
- the dnaB gene encoding replicative DNA helicase has protein sequence MSDMWEEQRTPPHNIEAEQAVIGAIFLEPDAMAATAEFLQPTDFYRAAHQRIYQVMLKLTDRGEPIDLVTVTTELADAKLLEEVGGVSYLTELANAVPTAANITYYAKIVEEKALLRRLISTATNIVTESFTKEDDVEEVISNAEKNILEVSNRKNAGAFKNIKDVLIDVYDNIEKLHRHGGDVTGIPTGFRDLDKITSGFQRNDLIIIAARPSVGKTAFALNIAQNVATKTSENVAIFSLEMGADQLVSRMLCAEGNIDAQRLRTGKLEPDDWGKLTMAMGSLSNAGIFIDDSAGIRVNEIRSKCRRLQQEHGLGMVIIDYLQLIQGSAASAKENRQQEVSEISRSLKALARELSIPVIALSQLSRGVESRQDKRPMMSDLRESGSIEQDADIVGFLYRDDYYDKESEKQNIIEIIISKQRNGPVGTVDLAFIKEYNKFVDLDHRYAASDIPPA, from the coding sequence ATGAGTGATATGTGGGAAGAGCAACGAACACCGCCCCATAATATAGAAGCGGAGCAGGCGGTGATAGGCGCTATTTTTCTAGAGCCAGATGCTATGGCAGCAACTGCAGAATTTTTACAGCCGACAGACTTTTACCGCGCAGCACATCAACGTATTTATCAGGTCATGCTTAAGCTAACAGACCGTGGTGAACCGATTGATTTAGTCACTGTAACGACAGAGTTAGCGGATGCTAAGTTATTAGAAGAAGTTGGTGGCGTTTCATATTTGACTGAACTAGCTAATGCCGTACCAACTGCTGCTAACATTACTTATTATGCGAAAATTGTTGAAGAAAAGGCCTTACTTCGACGGCTAATATCAACTGCAACTAATATTGTAACTGAAAGTTTCACTAAAGAAGACGATGTCGAGGAAGTAATCAGTAATGCTGAGAAAAACATTCTTGAAGTAAGTAATCGAAAAAATGCAGGTGCATTTAAGAATATTAAGGATGTTTTAATTGATGTTTATGATAATATTGAAAAACTTCACCGACATGGTGGAGATGTAACAGGAATTCCAACGGGTTTCCGTGATCTTGATAAAATCACTTCTGGTTTTCAGCGAAATGATTTAATTATTATTGCTGCTCGTCCATCTGTAGGTAAAACTGCTTTTGCGTTAAATATTGCTCAAAACGTTGCAACGAAAACAAGCGAGAATGTGGCAATCTTTAGTTTGGAAATGGGCGCAGATCAACTCGTAAGTCGTATGTTATGTGCAGAAGGAAATATTGACGCTCAACGTCTAAGAACAGGTAAGCTTGAACCAGACGATTGGGGTAAGCTAACTATGGCAATGGGGAGCTTATCAAATGCAGGAATCTTCATTGATGATTCTGCTGGGATTCGAGTTAATGAAATTCGTTCTAAGTGTCGACGTCTACAACAGGAACACGGACTTGGCATGGTCATTATTGATTATTTACAATTAATTCAGGGTAGTGCAGCAAGTGCAAAGGAAAACAGACAACAAGAAGTGTCTGAAATTTCTCGATCACTAAAAGCACTAGCTCGAGAGCTTAGTATTCCTGTGATTGCTTTATCACAGCTTTCCCGTGGTGTTGAATCAAGGCAAGACAAGCGTCCGATGATGTCGGATTTACGTGAGTCTGGAAGTATTGAGCAAGATGCTGATATCGTAGGCTTCTTATATAGAGATGATTATTACGATAAAGAATCTGAAAAGCAAAACATCATTGAAATCATTATCTCTAAACAGAGAAATGGACCTGTAGGAACGGTAGATTTAGCATTTATCAAAGAATATAATAAATTTGTTGATTTAGACCATCGTTATGCAGCTTCTGATATACCACCAGCCTAG
- the rplI gene encoding 50S ribosomal protein L9: protein MKVIFTKDVKGKGKQGEVKDVSEGYARNYLFKNNLAIEATPGNLNALKAKQKKEQRKEAEIVAEAKSLKEKLTKIEVEIKTKAGENGRLFGSITSKHIGDQLAKSHNIKIDRRKIELDEPIRTLGYTNVPVKLHPEVSGVIKVHVVQA, encoded by the coding sequence ATGAAAGTAATTTTCACAAAGGATGTAAAAGGAAAAGGTAAACAAGGGGAAGTTAAAGACGTCTCAGAAGGTTATGCACGTAACTATTTATTTAAAAACAATCTAGCGATTGAAGCAACACCAGGTAATTTAAATGCATTAAAAGCAAAGCAAAAAAAGGAACAACGTAAAGAAGCGGAAATTGTAGCAGAAGCAAAAAGTTTAAAAGAGAAATTAACAAAAATTGAAGTGGAAATCAAGACAAAAGCTGGAGAAAATGGCCGCTTATTTGGTTCAATTACGAGCAAGCATATTGGTGATCAACTAGCTAAAAGCCATAATATTAAAATTGATCGACGTAAAATTGAATTAGATGAGCCAATTCGTACTTTAGGCTATACAAACGTGCCAGTAAAATTACACCCTGAAGTTTCAGGAGTCATTAAAGTACACGTAGTTCAGGCTTAA
- a CDS encoding DHH family phosphoesterase, whose translation MRNTIEKYSPSMHIILIYLIAFILLGFTWFLQWILGLVMTILLGLSLYYTIRQEQREIVEQEKYIMTLSHRVRKVGEEALLEMPVGILLYNDAFEIEWVNPYLNQFVKEGTFVGKSLDVFSKDIITAIKEDKPKVNFYLEDCHFAVTIKKEERLLYFLDQTKQVKIQHHYNNVKPVLGIIYLDNYDETTKTMDDTGRSQLNSHVTSILNKWSNHYGIYLKRISQDRFLAVLNQQILEALEKSKFEILDEFRELILDNNNVPLTISFGIGHRSNQLTVLGELAQSSLDLALGRGGDQVVIKDTEGKVRFFGGKTNPMEKRTRVRARVISNALKQLMVESEQVFIMGHQSPDMDSVGSAIGILKMALANEIEAFIVLDVNELNFGVSRLIQEFKDTELWDYIISPDQAIELVTKGSLIVVVDTHRPSIVIESRLLNKTDHIVVIDHHRRGEEFIEDPTLVYMEPYASSTAELVTELIEYQAPLVKLSRLEATALLAGIVVDTKNFNFRTGSRTFDAASYLRSKGADTILVQNFLKDDLEDFIKRSHLIERTTIYKNNIAIAVAEPGQTFNSVVIAQTADTLLGMRNILASFVISERSDQRIGISARSAGDINVQLIMEQMGGGGHLSNAATQLENISVQEAYQQLIEIIDQSIEGGNE comes from the coding sequence ATGCGTAATACAATTGAAAAATATAGTCCAAGCATGCATATTATCCTTATTTACTTAATTGCATTTATTCTATTAGGATTCACTTGGTTTTTACAATGGATCCTAGGATTAGTAATGACAATTTTACTTGGGCTTTCTCTATATTACACAATCCGTCAAGAACAAAGAGAGATTGTGGAACAAGAAAAATATATTATGACTCTATCGCATCGAGTGAGGAAAGTAGGAGAAGAGGCACTATTAGAAATGCCTGTTGGTATTCTGCTTTATAATGATGCTTTTGAAATTGAGTGGGTCAATCCTTACTTAAATCAGTTTGTTAAAGAAGGAACCTTTGTTGGTAAAAGCTTAGACGTTTTTTCTAAAGATATAATTACTGCCATTAAAGAAGATAAACCTAAAGTGAATTTTTATTTAGAAGATTGTCATTTTGCTGTAACGATAAAAAAAGAAGAGCGTTTATTATATTTTCTTGATCAGACTAAGCAAGTTAAAATCCAACATCATTACAACAATGTTAAGCCCGTGCTAGGGATCATCTATTTAGACAATTATGATGAAACAACAAAGACAATGGATGATACAGGGAGAAGTCAGTTGAATTCCCATGTAACATCAATATTAAACAAATGGTCTAATCATTATGGAATTTATTTAAAGCGAATCTCTCAAGACAGGTTCTTAGCAGTCTTAAATCAACAAATATTAGAAGCTTTGGAGAAATCAAAATTTGAAATACTTGATGAATTTCGTGAACTGATTTTAGATAATAATAATGTCCCGTTAACGATAAGCTTTGGCATTGGTCACCGATCAAACCAATTAACTGTATTGGGAGAGTTGGCTCAATCAAGTTTAGATCTAGCGCTTGGTCGTGGTGGTGATCAAGTAGTCATTAAAGATACAGAAGGAAAAGTTCGCTTTTTTGGTGGCAAAACTAATCCGATGGAAAAACGGACACGCGTACGTGCTCGCGTGATTTCAAATGCACTTAAACAGCTAATGGTTGAAAGTGAACAAGTCTTTATTATGGGCCACCAATCCCCTGATATGGATTCGGTAGGTTCAGCAATAGGTATCTTAAAGATGGCGCTAGCGAATGAAATTGAAGCATTTATCGTCTTAGATGTTAATGAATTAAACTTTGGTGTTAGTCGACTAATCCAAGAATTTAAAGACACTGAACTGTGGGATTACATCATTAGCCCAGATCAAGCAATAGAATTAGTGACAAAAGGTTCGCTGATTGTCGTTGTAGATACCCATCGTCCATCGATAGTAATTGAAAGTCGTCTATTAAATAAAACCGATCATATTGTCGTTATTGATCATCATCGCCGCGGTGAAGAATTTATTGAAGATCCAACTTTGGTTTACATGGAGCCATATGCTTCATCAACAGCAGAGCTTGTCACGGAATTAATTGAGTATCAGGCACCATTAGTTAAATTAAGTCGACTTGAGGCAACTGCTTTATTAGCAGGGATTGTTGTTGATACGAAAAACTTTAATTTCCGAACAGGATCAAGAACATTTGATGCCGCGTCATACTTACGCTCAAAAGGTGCAGATACAATTTTAGTCCAAAACTTTTTAAAAGATGATTTAGAGGATTTCATAAAGAGAAGTCACTTAATTGAAAGAACTACAATTTATAAAAACAATATTGCTATTGCCGTAGCAGAACCTGGGCAAACATTTAACTCAGTAGTCATTGCTCAAACAGCAGATACATTGCTGGGCATGCGAAATATATTAGCTTCATTTGTAATTTCAGAGCGTTCAGATCAGCGTATTGGCATAAGTGCTAGATCCGCTGGTGATATAAATGTTCAACTGATTATGGAACAAATGGGTGGTGGGGGGCATTTATCAAATGCAGCTACACAACTCGAAAACATATCAGTTCAAGAAGCTTATCAACAACTTATTGAAATAATTGATCAATCGATTGAGGGAGGAAATGAATAA
- a CDS encoding YybS family protein, with amino-acid sequence MDRQQSRLIKDGFLLGAIIFAILLVTLYIPFLGYFSILLLPVPVAVFCYRYGWKSAAIFSVIILLLISLFAFYFFIISLPITLVAIIAGLFIGEALKSKRHPYEVWSRGTIGYAIGFLILLLIIHFLSDQSLVTEYQLMIKESLDSTQLLLSEAGIELSTDDIRSIEKDMMLLLDLIPSILIMVSMLYGFVSQWLTHKVLNRFDQAQLAFPKFRSFKIPKVILTIYFFIVILSWFNFEGLSLLGLIFFNAGLILGFLFTLQGVSFIIDLLAKRRQPKIVSVLVIIIIVVFLPLGMYLTRILGIIDVGFNLRNKL; translated from the coding sequence ATGGATAGACAACAGAGCCGCTTAATTAAAGATGGTTTTCTTTTAGGGGCAATAATTTTCGCAATATTACTTGTAACATTATACATTCCCTTTTTAGGCTATTTTTCGATTTTGCTGTTACCGGTTCCAGTTGCAGTCTTTTGTTATCGATATGGTTGGAAATCAGCAGCAATATTTAGTGTGATTATATTACTCCTTATTTCCCTATTTGCTTTTTATTTCTTTATCATATCTTTACCAATTACATTAGTAGCAATTATCGCTGGATTATTTATCGGTGAGGCACTAAAAAGTAAACGACATCCATATGAAGTGTGGAGTAGAGGAACAATCGGCTATGCCATTGGATTTTTAATTCTACTATTAATTATTCATTTCTTATCAGATCAAAGTCTCGTTACAGAATATCAATTAATGATTAAAGAATCACTTGATTCAACCCAATTACTACTAAGTGAAGCAGGAATCGAATTATCAACAGATGATATTAGATCAATTGAGAAAGATATGATGCTGTTACTTGACCTAATACCATCGATTTTAATCATGGTCTCAATGTTATATGGTTTTGTCTCACAATGGTTAACCCATAAAGTATTAAATCGTTTTGACCAAGCTCAATTAGCCTTTCCAAAGTTTCGTTCGTTTAAAATCCCGAAAGTTATTTTAACTATTTACTTTTTTATCGTCATTTTGTCATGGTTTAACTTTGAAGGACTTTCATTATTAGGGCTAATATTTTTCAATGCCGGTCTTATATTAGGATTTTTATTCACGCTTCAAGGAGTGTCTTTTATTATTGATCTTTTGGCAAAAAGGCGACAACCTAAAATTGTCTCAGTATTAGTCATTATAATTATTGTAGTATTTCTACCTCTAGGGATGTATCTAACTAGAATCTTAGGTATAATTGATGTAGGATTCAACCTAAGAAATAAATTATAA
- a CDS encoding HAD family hydrolase: MITTLFFDLDDTLLWDKKSIEMAFQATCQHVKELDPNVLEQAVRNEARKLYESYPTYPFTQMIGINPFEGLWGTFNDAGEDFEKMYQLMPEYQKAAWTNGLKACGIDNPTLGDTLAKQFIKERLNHPYVYPETFDVLDQLKDKYQLLLLTNGAPSLQNTKLTLTPEIAERFNHIVISGDFGRGKPDPGIFEYALNIANVTAEEVIMIGDNLMTDILGANRTGIKNIWINHHKQTADNVIPTYQVDRLKEIIPIIESISRQK, encoded by the coding sequence ATGATTACAACACTATTTTTTGATCTAGATGATACATTATTATGGGATAAAAAAAGTATCGAAATGGCCTTTCAAGCTACTTGTCAACATGTAAAGGAGTTAGATCCTAATGTACTTGAACAAGCTGTAAGAAACGAAGCTAGAAAGTTATATGAAAGCTACCCTACTTATCCATTTACTCAAATGATTGGTATTAATCCATTTGAAGGACTTTGGGGAACATTTAATGATGCTGGCGAAGACTTTGAAAAAATGTACCAACTTATGCCTGAATATCAAAAAGCAGCCTGGACTAACGGGTTAAAAGCTTGTGGGATTGACAACCCAACCTTGGGAGATACACTTGCTAAACAGTTTATAAAGGAACGACTCAACCATCCGTATGTCTACCCTGAAACATTTGATGTACTTGACCAACTAAAAGACAAATATCAGCTACTACTATTAACTAATGGCGCACCTTCATTACAAAATACAAAATTAACGTTAACGCCTGAAATTGCTGAACGATTTAATCATATTGTTATATCAGGTGATTTTGGACGTGGAAAACCAGATCCGGGAATATTTGAGTATGCACTAAATATAGCAAATGTAACAGCTGAAGAGGTCATTATGATCGGTGATAACTTAATGACTGACATTCTCGGTGCTAACCGAACGGGGATAAAAAATATTTGGATTAATCATCACAAGCAAACTGCTGACAATGTCATCCCTACTTATCAAGTTGATAGGCTAAAAGAAATCATTCCAATTATTGAATCTATTTCTAGACAAAAATAA
- a CDS encoding glycerophosphodiester phosphodiesterase family protein, producing the protein MTKVFGHRGSKGYFPENTLLSFHEAIRAGVDGIELDVHLTKDRQLVVIHDATVDRTFDGSGYVKDFNLVDLKRLKLNQSFKSFTHYQSTWDLERIPTLEEALEIFALAKIDLNIELKTTQFDYPGIEEMVISCVKQYAPSLNVIYSSFHLPTLARLRACDPNCNIGFLVEQPIPLLQDYLKQFQLNKIHLDKSLIKHIKMTSDISMQDIKVWTVNKTSELIYFLNKEVDTIITDFPDRALQIRHELKANSS; encoded by the coding sequence ATGACAAAAGTATTTGGGCATCGGGGTAGTAAAGGTTATTTCCCGGAAAATACTTTGCTCAGTTTTCACGAAGCTATAAGGGCGGGAGTCGATGGAATAGAGCTTGATGTGCACCTAACTAAAGATCGTCAATTAGTTGTTATCCATGATGCAACTGTTGATCGAACTTTTGACGGAAGTGGTTATGTTAAAGACTTTAATCTCGTTGATCTGAAAAGATTGAAGCTTAATCAGTCATTTAAATCATTTACACATTATCAATCAACATGGGATTTAGAACGTATTCCTACATTAGAAGAAGCCTTAGAGATTTTTGCGTTAGCCAAGATCGATTTGAATATTGAATTAAAAACAACTCAATTTGACTATCCTGGTATTGAGGAAATGGTGATTTCCTGTGTAAAGCAATATGCACCATCATTAAACGTTATCTATTCTTCATTTCATTTACCAACACTTGCCCGATTACGAGCTTGTGATCCAAATTGTAATATTGGTTTTCTAGTCGAACAACCTATCCCATTATTACAAGATTATTTAAAGCAATTTCAACTAAACAAGATCCACCTTGATAAGTCACTGATTAAACATATCAAAATGACTTCAGACATTAGTATGCAAGATATTAAAGTTTGGACTGTAAATAAAACAAGTGAATTAATTTATTTTCTAAACAAAGAGGTTGATACGATTATTACTGATTTTCCAGATCGTGCACTTCAAATCCGACATGAATTAAAGGCAAATTCGAGTTAA
- a CDS encoding MATE family efflux transporter yields MYHAETLKDKFLLFLKILWPIMVTQISLALMNLVDTIMAGQVGTEDLAGVAIGTSLWSPVFTGMNGIILAVTPIVAHYLGKNENNKIHFTVTQAIYLAVITAVLIISVGGIFLSPILNYMDLEPNVRHIALNYLIGLSIGIIPLFVSNVLRNFYDAQGYTRISMLITLIAVPFNIVLNYCFIFGKLGLPKMGGIGAGYATGISYWITLMISIFMTFKLQNVRHYRLFVNWVKPSVKSWLEQLKIGVPIGLSIFFESSIFSVVTLLIGMMFSTVAIAANQIVISFTTLIFMIPLSISMALTIVVSYSVGGRRLKSAKHYTFLGVSSGMTILILTATFMFFFREEIAKLYSNDPEAIALAAQLFLVSILYQLSDSVQAGLQGVLRGFKDVTVPFFIAFVSYWMIGMPVGYLLATQTNLGPAGFWFGISIGLTSAAIGFIIRLRFTYRKEKLKLQAQ; encoded by the coding sequence ATGTATCACGCTGAAACATTAAAAGATAAATTTCTACTATTCTTAAAAATATTATGGCCAATTATGGTCACTCAAATTAGTCTAGCACTCATGAACTTAGTTGACACGATTATGGCAGGTCAAGTTGGAACAGAAGACTTAGCGGGGGTTGCTATTGGGACTAGTCTATGGTCTCCTGTATTTACTGGGATGAATGGTATTATCCTTGCTGTTACTCCTATTGTTGCTCATTACTTAGGGAAAAATGAAAATAACAAAATTCACTTTACTGTAACTCAAGCTATCTATTTAGCTGTCATAACTGCTGTTTTGATCATTTCTGTAGGTGGAATCTTCTTATCACCGATTCTTAATTACATGGATCTTGAGCCAAATGTAAGACACATTGCGCTAAACTATTTAATTGGTCTTTCAATTGGAATTATCCCACTATTTGTTTCTAATGTTTTACGAAATTTCTATGATGCACAAGGTTATACGCGTATTTCAATGTTAATTACACTTATTGCTGTACCATTTAATATCGTTCTCAATTATTGCTTTATATTTGGAAAATTAGGTTTGCCTAAAATGGGTGGTATTGGAGCAGGTTATGCAACTGGAATTAGTTATTGGATAACACTAATGATTAGTATTTTTATGACCTTTAAACTTCAAAATGTTAGACATTATCGTCTTTTTGTTAATTGGGTAAAACCTTCTGTGAAAAGTTGGTTAGAACAATTGAAAATAGGTGTACCCATTGGATTATCTATTTTCTTTGAATCAAGTATTTTTTCAGTTGTAACACTATTAATTGGTATGATGTTCTCAACAGTGGCAATAGCAGCAAACCAAATTGTGATAAGCTTTACAACGCTTATCTTTATGATTCCATTAAGTATATCTATGGCATTAACTATAGTTGTTAGCTATTCTGTTGGTGGACGCCGACTTAAGTCGGCTAAACATTATACTTTCCTGGGCGTATCTAGTGGGATGACAATTCTGATCCTCACTGCAACGTTTATGTTCTTCTTCCGTGAAGAAATTGCTAAGCTATATTCAAATGATCCTGAAGCGATTGCACTTGCAGCTCAGCTCTTCCTCGTATCTATTCTCTACCAATTGTCTGATAGTGTACAAGCTGGATTACAAGGAGTGCTAAGAGGGTTTAAAGATGTTACCGTCCCATTTTTTATCGCTTTTGTTTCTTATTGGATGATTGGTATGCCTGTCGGGTACTTATTAGCTACACAAACTAATCTCGGTCCAGCTGGTTTCTGGTTTGGTATTTCAATTGGCCTAACTAGTGCTGCAATTGGCTTTATCATTCGTCTACGCTTTACTTATCGTAAAGAGAAGCTGAAATTACAAGCACAATAA